The nucleotide sequence AGGGTTCACAATGTTTAACCCACCCTTCAATCTCGGCATCTATGCCCGGCCACCAGATGTAACTCCGGGCCAGTGCCTTCATCCGGACTATTCCCGGATGGGACACGTGCAAACCTTCTAAGACCTTTCTCCTAAGTGAGGGGGGAACTATGACTCGGCTACCCCACAGTATACACCCCCTGTGTGACGACAACTCGTCTTTGCGAGCTGTGAAGCTTGAGAATTCCGGTCCTGGCTTTTCAGgccaacccctccccacccactctgcaaCACGAGCCAACAACCTGTCTTTCGCTGTTGCAGCAGCCACGTCTTTCACATGTAGGGGTTGGTCAGGTAAGTCCTCCAGTTGCATTATCTGGTGAGCCGGAGCAGGATCTGGACCATTCTCGGGCAGCGGTAAGCGGCTGAGAGCATCAGCGTGCCCCATGGCTTTTCCGGGTCGGTGCTCTAAGGAATATTGATAGCCGGCCAAGAAAATGGACCAACGCAGAACCCGAGGGGAGAGCGTCTGAGGCGTCTGGCGATCGGGGGCAAGGAGTCCCAAGAGAGGCTTATGGTCCGTCACGATAGTGAAGGGCCggccataaaggaagtcatgaattttttttactcctttaaCCACTGCCAGaccctccttatcaatctgggagTAATTGCGTTCTGCTGGTGTGAGGGTTTGGGAGAAGTACGCCACTGGGACTTCTCTTCCGTCCGATAGTTGGTGGCCCAGAACCGCGCCCACCCCGTACGGGGAAGCGTCGCACGCCAACACAACTGGGAGATTTTCATCAAAATGCATCAACACCGAATTAGAGATAAGCAATTCTTTGACCCCTTGGAAAGATTTTTCCTGTCGTGGGCCCCACACCCAACATGCTTTTTTGTCCAAAAGCCTGTGCAAGGGCTCGGCCACTGccgccttgtgtggcaggaacgcATGGTAGAAATTGAGGAGTCCCAAAAAAGCTTGCAATTCTGCCTTGTTCTTAGGGGcgggggcatcacaaatggcacgCACCTTGTCCTCGGTTGGATGGAGGCCGTCTGCATCCACTCGGAACCCCAAGAAGTCCACGCTGTTCACTCCCAATAGGCACTTTTTCTGTTTGACCTTAAGTCCTGCCGCCTGGAAGCGTTGTAGCACTGTCCTTAAGCTAGCGGCGAAGTCCTCCCTCGACGGCGCAGCGATCAACACATCGTTGAAGAACGGCGTGACTCCAGGGATGCCTTTAAGAAGATGGTCCATTAGACTCTGGAATACTCCTGGAGCCACGCTGATTCCAAACTGCAGACGTTTAACTCTGAAGGCGCCCTTATGGGTAACTATTGTTTGGGCGTCAGCTGTGGCCTCATCCACGGGTAGCTGCTGGTACGCTTGTGCCAAGTCCAGCTTTCCGAAGAccttggccccagccaggttGGCCAATACATGGCTCACTATTGGAACCGGGTAGGCATGGTCCTGCagggcccggttcagggtgcactTGTAGTCACCACAAATGCGGACTGAGCCATCAGGTTTAACCGgggtgacaattggggtttcccatgaGCCCGATGTAACCGGCTCTAAAACTCCCTGTGCCACTAAACGGTCCAGTTCCTCCTCAATTTTGGGTTTGAGCGCAAACGGAACTCTACGAGCCTTGACCCTAATGGGTTGCACCATGGGATTGATCTGTAGGGAGATCGGGGGTCCCTTGTAAAGGCCTAAGGTTCCGTCAAaaactgatggaaactcctggcagattgactCAAATCCTGTACCAGGTGAAATTTGATTTAGTCCTGACACGCTTAAGCCTAACGGGCCAAACCACGCCAAACCCAAAAGGCTGGTAAAGGGCCCCTTAGTTATGATGAGGTCCAATTTCTTAATGTGATTCTTAAACTGAACCTTGAAAGTGCCCATACCCCTTAGCTGAATTATATTTCTCTGGAAGTCTCGTAACACCACAGTGGCTGGTCGGAGAGGTGGGGGCCGTTTGGGAAAAAGCTCTCTAAATGTCTTGTCCGATATTATGGAATACGATGAGCCGGTATCCAGCTCCATATTGCACGGCTTTCCCTCGATTCTAActtgcaccctaagcttattagATCCCAGGGATGGAAACTGATATACCCTGTCTGAAGAGATTGACTGCAACTCCACCTCTTCGAGGGCCTCGTGCACGCGTTGTCTGGGTCGTATTCCTGCGTTCTTGGAACGGCAGACACGCATGATGTGCCCGGCTTTGCCACAGCCTCGACACGTGACGTCACGGAACCTGCATGTCTTACGATCATGGTTCTCTCCACAACTGGCACAGGTGCTGTGTGGGTTGGACTGATGCTGGTTCGACTTGCGCGCAGCTTGGGAGCGGCGGTTGCGGTCGGGTTGGCCTAGGGTTCGGTGGACATCCTCGGGGGAATCGCCAGAAGATGAACGGGCTGTGTAGGTTCCAAAAGTCCTTTATTATTGAAAACAGAACTAGACTTCAAGAACAGCCATTTTgcctgtgagcctgcccgagccagactgactagctgctgctaaactctgttagttaacttgtttccgataggagtgttcacccaccaagctcgtctgtaattggctaggtcgcgccaggaggcggaccctgtaaggtggttgaacagctcctattggttcccatacacaACAACTTGGGTGCTGGGGAGCAGGGCCAGGCACCAGGAAGGATCTGCCTTCCCTGAGCTCTAGTTTGGGGTCCTGCTTTAGAGGGGGAGCCTCCTGCCcctccaggagcagcagcagctgccattgCCACCAGCAACCCAACCCTAATGACCTCAGTAGCACTTTCTTCTCAGTATACATGCCTAGGCTCAGATTATATCCTCTACACCTGTGGTTTTGAATTAGCTAAATACCGTGGACCCCCTACTTTCGAAAATGTCagtatctctatggtagtttttgttatgtaaatggaataccctccaacatcctggtGATGCAAATCGGGATATGGTCTGGCCCCTCAACGCATCCCTATCTTGACAATGCCCCCATCTCCTGTGCAGATATATGCACCCCACTCAGtgacccctcccttcccaccagGTACCTCGATGGAGGCCCCGCCCCTCACTCACACACCATCTACTCATTCCCTCCTTCCCTTGGGGCTTGCCACTCCAAACACCTCCCTGCACCATCCAActgagggggaaagtgtgtgtgtgtgtgtgtgtgtgtgtgtgtgtgtgtgtgtgttgcagaaggTATTCAGCTGAAAGGGAATTGTGCAGGGGATGATATCTccaacccattcatttcaatagcctttttaaggtttattattattattattattattaacaagtgGAATAGAAGGGGTGCAAACTACTAGGTGTAAACTGACTTGAGCGACAATACAACAGGCCATGCAAGCAGGAATGACAGCTGGGCTCAGGAAGAATCTGAAAAAGCCCTGGGCCCAATTGACCCTTATGCTCTGCAAATGGTCTTATAGAGAAGGCTGGTTCTGCTGTATTCTGTCACACATTCCCAACTCTGGTGTGGCAAATGAGCAAGATTCAAAACTGAATGGCAAAGTATGTATCAGCGGATCTGATTCTCCATTGCTGAAATCACTGGGTGGTCCATTCCTAATGCACTATACACAAAAAAATATGAGATGGGTCTTACATCAGGTGAACCTTTCAGTAGGACAGGTATTACCACATAAGTAACACAAATATGCCCTCTTCTCTCCACAATCCCAGGTGGCAGATTGCTGAAAATAACCAAGGACTGTTATACAGATGATTCCAGATGTGAAACCAAATGGATAAATCATGCAGATAAAATTGAACATGAGAAACGCTGCTGCACCAAAAACAATTGCAACGACAAATGGTAGAGTGTGGGTGAAGACAAACATAATGgataaggctgaaatcctaccaATACCTCTTGTGGACTAAGCACCATGGAACCCAGTCGAATTTCCTTCTGATTATACATGCATATGATTGCGCTAGATGAAAAATTGCATCCCTTCTTCTAATGTGTATGAGCTAGATTTGaaatttgtttcatgaaaaaatagATAACAGGATATAATTGACAAATCACAGAGCATATTATGGAAACATTTATCTGTATAAATGGTCAGAAtcttaatatttatttcagaTTGTAAAAGCACCCTGATGATTGTGTTGTAGTGCCACCTATAAATCCTGTGAAGAACTAAATAAACATGATTTTAAATGCTGGCTGCTCTCTTTGCAAATACACTCAGCTTCAGTGATTCCTTAATTCCCATTGCACACCGTGTTCAGACTGGTGAAAAGTTGAGGCTCTTCCTCATTTCATCACCTTTCATGAATCTGAACGGATTTTCCATGTGTGCCTGTTCCTGCACAAACATTACAACAGGGACTGTAGCCTTGGGTGCATCTGAGCCTTTCTTCATATACATTATTCCATTGCAATTATCTATGCATGTTTTTGAACGCACCTATAGATACAGCATCACAGTTTGTGCCACCTCACAGTATTCTTGAGCAGCTTCACAAACACTTCCCTTGGGCGCTTAGCAGAaacaaagttccagttacaggtaggtagccgtgttggtctgccatattcaaaaaaaaaaaatccttccagtagcaccttagagaccaactaagtttgttcttggtatgagctttcgtgtgcatgcacacttcttcagatacactgaagatatctgaagaagtgtgcatgcacacaaaagctcataccaagaacaaacttagttggtctctaaggtgctactagaaggaattgtttactttgttttgttttagcagaAATAAACACACTCTTCTCGCCGCCACCATCCATCATCCACCGCCATATTTTCCTCCATATTTTCTGAATCTCTTTGGGTTCTCTCTGGTTCAGTCTGCATTTAGGATTCCAAGCAGTTCAGTATAAAATGAAGCACTTTGTTCTCCCATTCACTCTCATGCAGATTCTAAAAACAGCTACAATGTGTCTTTTTCCCCTTTTGACCAAAGTGGATAACATTTGCAGACACTAACCAAAGGGCTGTTGTGTGGCACTGACTCTCCATCAGCAATGTGCCCTTGCACTGCCTCCTTTTCACAACTTCTCTCCCACAAGCTGTCATGCCCCTTTTCTCCCACAAGCTGTCGTGCCAGATCAAGGCTTGGGTTTAACCCTTGCATGAACAGGGCCTGCATAGTTTCCGAGAGCAGATCCCAACCAAGTTTATGAACCAGCATCTCGAATCGTGACCAATACGATCTCACTGTAAGAGTCCCTGTGCGTTAGAAGCTCCTGCTTCATTACATCAGACTGCACCTCGCTGGTAAACATCGCGTCCATCGCGGTGTTGAATGCTCTCAGGTCCTTTAGCGCCGGGTTCCCTCCCGCTATTAGTGGCCGCATCCATTCTCTGGCACCACCCTCTAGATGCGACACCGTAAAAGCCACCCACTCCTAATCATTGGAAAACTCTTTTTCCTATAGCTCCAGGGCATAATTAATCTCAGTCTTAAAGCCCAGGTACTCTTGGGGGTTCCCCACTGAACTTGCTCACTAAAGTCTGTGCCTTTGTCCCAATGGGGACGGTCCTTTCCCCTTCGCGCATCTGATGCTCCTCGAGCCTGCCCACCAGTTCCTTAATGTGTATTTCTAACTCCGCATTCCTCTGCTGGAGTTCTGCAAGCTCCTGCCGAAAGTCGGCTGCCTCCCCAGCACCACCAGCTGCCCCTGTGACTACCCCCGTGACCTTGGCTTTCACGCCTCTTTCCTCGTCACTCATCATGGGGTTTCAGTGGGAACTACTCATGAGCAACGTTGATAACTCCCGGATTACTGTCAGGTCCACATtgcggttgctcacgagtaacgacaaagtccgtcttgtctaTATACAAGGTGGTGAGTCGATGGATCAAATGCTGCAAAGTGCCGGTCCACGCACTTAAACTATGTTTAAATAGGGTTCTAAAACCCCACCAGAAACACTTAGATCTGCCCCTGAACTGCTGGAGACATAGATCCAGGTGGGGATGGTGTCCACCAGGGCAGCACAGGGTGAACTGGCCCAATCCAAGGGCCACAGTTTGAAGGGGAGTCACAGGGCAAATCACATACTATTCCACTGTCCGAATTAAATCAGGACATCCTGTTTTGCAGGGCCATGCTCTCATGTGACAGTGTGACACCCGGAAACGTGCTCTGTGCTCTCCTGCGGGTCACATGACTTGCACAGGAGCACAGTCCGGAAGACGTACATGCAGGTTTTTGgctgggacatgttggagggtatgagattgTGGGGTCTTAGCAGAGTCCTATTAATAACATTaaaagagccctggtggatcaggtaAAAGGCTACCTAGTTTAGCATTTTGTACCCACacttgccaacctgatgcctttgGGGAGCCCAGAAGTGGGACATGTCTTGAACAGCCCCAGACACATGCAGTAAGACTTAGGTCATTATCAGCCTGGAGGAAGAACTACCTTGTCCCAAGGTAGCATGAAGTGGGCAGAAGGAGATGTACTTTGTTCCATTTGATATAGCGGATGTACCCTTTGCCTTTTAATGTTTTGCGCCTAGAGCAGAACGATAAGAAGAAGGGTCAAGACACACTGTTCTTTTAGCTTATGCTAGAATAACATTCCATTTCAGCTTTTGGCACATCAGTTGCTAATTGATGTGAACTATTAAATTAATTCAATACCGTACTTTTCCTTGTAAAAGACGTggttttttttactcaaaaagaatgttaaaaatcaggggtcgtcttatacatggctagtgcagaggggggacggGCGAATTGTTTCAGCCACGAGTAGCAGCTTTTCACTGgtgattgggtgggtgattggtgtaTGCAGCAAGGCCTGCTTAGGATTGGCGGTTGCTACGGCAACTGGGTGGGTGATTAGTGGCCGTGGCAAGGGCTGTTTTTCATTGGCTTCTGCTGTGACAATTGGACAGGCGACTGCTGGCTGCTGGCGGCGATTCTCAGCATTAGTGAGTGGTGTGAGTGATTTTcagcatccccccccaaaaaagctcaagaactcagggccatctccccccaatttcttaaattgtagtccccccaaatagggggcctcttatacacaggggcgtcttatacacgggaaaaacACGACACCTCCAGGACCACCTCTTCAGTCCTTCTCTAGGTGCGTATGGGGTTTGCTGGTCAGTTCcctgcaacagcaacagcagccctGCAGTTGGCCAGAGGCTTTCAACTCCGCCCTCAAGAACTTTCAACTCCAGAAGGCCACACAAGCAGAAGAGTCTTCTAGAGCCACTACCTGTGAGTGTGTTCCTTCCTTTACCTAGCCAGAGAAGAAGTCAACTTCACTCTCTTTGTTCCAAAAAGCCATCCCATGGGGTGCAGCGTCTTCCCGGGGTCTTGGGGGCCATGGGTGGCTCTTACTTGGCTTTTGGCAGCCTGTGTTTTATTTGGACTCAACCCAGGAGGTAAGTCCCACCTGCAAGAGGAGGGTTTGCGTGCAGATTACCTGTACTCTCAATTTATTCAACAGTGACAAATCCCACTCTGCTTTCTGAACTGGAAACAAAGGAAGGATGTGTGAGGTCATATTGTAAATGACAATTATAGTAACTTGGAGAGAGACAATTGTGTGCAGCACACACGTACGTTTATTTTATTGATCATTTATACCTCTAAATTTCTCGTCCCTCCAACGGAGCCAAGGGCGATGTACCATTATttgttgtggtggttgttgtttagtcgttttgtcgtgtccgactcttcgtgaccccatggaccagtgaatgctaggcactcctgtcttccactgcctcccgcagtttggtcagattcatgttggtagcaaTGGTCTTAGATGACCCATGAGGATCCCTTCCGACGCCACAGTTCTGTGATCCTAGTGGCTCTCAGCTGCAATGCCATTCCAGCACAATGGATTCCATCATTAATTTAAGCACAatggatttaatttttaaaaagacagtgtTCCACAGCGAACGTTCCACTAAAGCTCATGTGTATCTGTGTGATGGACAGCAGAGCCAGACCATTTGCTGGGAGTGATGAGTCTGAGTTGGGAGAGGAAGATCTTGTGGGAATTCAGGCTACCTGGGTGTCTGTctagccaggaggggagagttcttctAGGTCAGTAACAAGTAACAAGGAGTGAGGGTGTCCCCTGGGTCTGTTATACCATTTATAATACCTGAAGTGTTGGATTGTTAAGAGAGTGGGTAACTCAGGGAAAGTGCCCCTTGTTCATGAACAAAAACTTTAAGCTGTGAAGGAAGCGGTATAGTGTTGGAAGTATTTAATTGTAATATCTAAGTGACAAAAACTGAGTTCAGCATTTCACCATCTATTCTGGAATCCTGAATATTTATCCACCTGAAGCGTCCCGACTGATTGTGGTAAATTGTGGTAAATCTGTGGTAAATTGTAGAAATTGGTGTAATTGGTGTACCATGAGGTGGGTGCACTATATTTAATTGGGAGCAGTCAGCGGGAGCGGATCCGCCACATTATTAATGGATGGATTCGCTATCATCTGCATAGAGAGTAAACATTCTGTGTTTCACAGCACATGAAATCACTTGCCAACAATGCATAATGAAGAAGCCAGGGCATCCGTGCTCTCCTGCAGAAGAAACCTGCACAGTTACAAATGGGGGATGTTTTACTGAGAAAGAGTTTAAAGGTAAGGAGAACTTGCAGTGttcttcttttgtgtgtgtgtgtgtgtgtgtgtgtgtatgtatctgtATGTGGCAACACCAATTTATACCTCTACCCCTGTCCACCacaggttgttgtttagtcctttagttgtgtccgactctttgtgaccccatggaccagagaatgccaggcactcctgtcttccactgcttcccgtagtttggtcagactcatgttggtagcttcgagaacactgtccaaccatcttgtcctctgtcgtccccttctacttgtgccctcaatctttcccaacatcagggtcttttccagggagtcttctcttctcatgaggtggccaaagtactggagcctcagcttcatgatctgtccttccagtgagcactcagggctgatttcattcagaatggataggtttgatcttcttgcagtctatgggactctcaagagtctcctccagcaccataattcaaaagcatcaattcttcagcaatcagccttcttgatggtccagctctcacttccatacatcacaactgggaaaaccatagctttaactatatggacctttgtcggcaaggtgatgtctctgctttttatgatGTTGTCTaagtttgttgttgcttttctcccaagaagcaggtgtcttttaattttgtgactgctgttaccatctgcagtgatcatggaacccaagaaagtaaaatgtctcactgcctccatttcttccccttctatttgccaggaggtgatgggaccagtggccatgatcttagttttttatgttgagcttcaggccatattttgtgctctcctctttcaccctcattaaaaggttctttaattcctcctcactttctgccatcaaggttgtgtcatcagcatatctgaggttgttgatatttcttccggcaatcttaattccggctagggattcatccagtccagcctttcacatgatgaattctgcatatactgtaagttaaataagcagggagacaatatacagccttgccatgctgctttcccaattttgaaccaatcagttgttccatatccagttctaactgcagcttcttgtcccacatagagatttctcaggagacagatgaggtgatcaggcactcccatttctttaagaacttgccatagtttgctgtggtcgacacagtcaaatgcttttgtgtagtcaatgaagcagaagtagatatttttctggaactctctagctttctccttaaTCCAGCACATAGATAATCCACCTTCATGAATCACTGCCTTGTAGTGGGGAATGGGCTtcaataactcagagaagctatgagctataccgtgcagggccacgcaagatgtacaggtcatagcggagagttttgactaaacgtgatccatttggagcaggaactggcaagccactccagtatccctgccaagaaaactccacggacaaagacaacaggccacCACAGGTAGTCATGTGCAAATAGTCTGAGGTCCCAGAGCCGGCCCTGCCATGAGGTGGACTGCGCAAACTGCCTCAAGCAGCGGATCAGAGCAGGACCCAGGAGCAGCAAATCCCACCACTAGGGTGTTTTTTTGGTGCCGCCGCAGTCTATAGTGTAGGCTGGGTGAGCTTATAGGGGCAGGGCAAGGCCAACTGCTGTGTTTACTATTCGCCGAAGGGCTATTGTGTGACACAGCCTCCCCATCAGCAATGTGGCCTTGCACTGCCTCCTTTTTTTGCAACTTCTCTCCCTCCGGCTGTCgtgccccttttctctccctcttccaggCTGAGGGCTGGCTCACTCCTGAAACCCTTGCCCACTCTGCCGTTGGAGCAAGAGCAGCAGCCAAGatttgctgctcctcctccttgcccttctTCGTTAATCCCCAGCTGCCACCTTCCTGAACTTGGGTGCTGGGGAGCAGGGCCAGGCAGCAGGAAGGATCTGCCTTCCCTGAGCTCTAGTTTGGGGTCCTGCTTTAGAGAGGGAGCCTCCTGCCcctccaggagcagcagcagctgccattgCCACCAGCAACCCAACCCTAATGACCTCAGTAGCACTTTCTTCTCAGTATACATGCCTAGGCTCAGATTATATAGTTGCAATCCTCTGCACCTGTGGTTTTGAATTAGCTAAGTACcgtggaccccctacttttgaaaatgtcagtatctctatggtagtttttgttatgtaaatGGAATACCCTCCAACACCCCGGTGATGCAAATCGGGATATGATCTGGCCCATCAACGCACTTAAAAACCATCCCTATCTCGACAATGCCCCCATCTCCTATGCAGATATATGCACCCCATTCAGtgacccctcccttcccaccagGCACCTCGATGGAGGCCCTGCCCCTCACTCACACACCATCTACTCATTCGTTCCCTCCCTCAGGGCTTGCCACTCCAAACACCTCCCTGCACCATCCAACTgaggggggggaagtgtgtgtgtgtgtgtgtgtgtgtgtgtgtgtgtgtgtgtgttgcagaaggTATTAAGCCAAAAAGGAATTGTGCGGGGGATGATATCTGCAACCCGTTCATTTCAATAGCCTTTTTAAGGTTTACTAAAGAAAATGTAGCAGGAAGTTGAATGATTAccgtattattagtattagtattattaaatttgtatactgccattcATCTGAAGGTGAACAGGGTAgttcacccttaacaaacaagaAGTCCCAGAGGGAGTCGTTCTCTGGTTCACCTCAGGCAACAATGTCTTCGGTTGGCCCTTTGTTGGAAAAAcaccagataggtggggtataaataataaaattgttgttgttgttgttgttgttgttaactagTGGAATAGAAGGGGTGCAAACTACTAGGTGAAAACTGACTTGAGCGACAATACAACAGGCCATGCAAGCAGGAATGACAGCTGGGCTCAGGAAGAATCTGGAAAAGCCCTGGGCCCAATTGACCCTTATGCTCTGCAAATGGTCTCATAGAGAAGGCTGGTTCTGCTGTATTCTGTCACACATTCCCAACATTCTGTCTCACTCTGGTGTGGCAAATGAGCAAGATTCAAAACTGAACGGCAAAGTATGTATCAGCGGATCTGATTCTCCATTGCTGAAATCACTGGGTGGTCCATTCCTAATGCACTATACACAAAAAAATATGAGATGGGTCTTACATCAGTAAGCACAGGTATTAGGAAATACCACATAAGTAACACAAATATGCCCTCTTCTCTCCACAATCCCAGATGGCAAAGTGTTGAAAATAACCAAGGACTGTTATGTAGATAATTCCACATGTCAAAGCAAATGGAGAAACCATGCGGATAAAACTGAACATGAGAGACGCTGCTGCACCAAAAACAATTGCAACGACAAATGGTAGAGTGTGGGTGAAGACAAACATAATGgataaggctgaaatcctaccaATACCTCTTGTGGATTAAGCACCATGGAACCCAGTCGAATTTCCTTCTGATTATACATGCATATGATTGCGCTAGATGAAAAATTGCATCCCTTCTTCTAATGTGTATCAGCTAGATTTGaaatttgtttcatgaaaaataATATAGATAGATAACAGGATATAATTGACAAATCACAGAGCATATTATGGAAACATTTATCTGTACAAATGGTCAGAAtcttaatatttatttcagaTTGTAAGACACAATCATCAGGGTGTCTTACAATCTGATGATTGTGTTGTAGCGCCACCTATAAATCCTGTGAAGAACTAAATAAACATGATTTTAAATGCTGGCTGGTCTCTTTCCAAATACACTCAGCTTCAGTGACTCCTTAATTCCCATTGCACACCCTGTTCAGACTGGTGAAAAGTTGAGGCTCTTCCTCATTTCATCTGCTTTCATGAATCTGAACGGATTTTCCATGGGTGCCTGTTCCTGCACAAACATTACAACAGGGCCTGGGACTGTAGCCTTGGGTGCATCTGAGCCTTTCTTCATATACAGTATTCCATTGCCATTGTCTATGCATATTTTTGAATGCACCTATAGATACAGCATCACAGTTTGTGCCATCTCACAGTATCCTTGAGCAGCTTCACAAATACT is from Lacerta agilis isolate rLacAgi1 chromosome 2, rLacAgi1.pri, whole genome shotgun sequence and encodes:
- the LOC117042362 gene encoding uncharacterized protein K02A2.6-like; amino-acid sequence: MDAMFTSEVQSDVMKQELLTHRDSYTRSSSGDSPEDVHRTLGQPDRNRRSQAARKSNQHQSNPHSTCASCGENHDRKTCRFRDVTCRGCGKAGHIMRVCRSKNAGIRPRQRVHEALEEVELQSISSDRVYQFPSLGSNKLRVQVRIEGKPCNMELDTGSSYSIISDKTFRELFPKRPPPLRPATVVLRDFQRNIIQLRGMGTFKVQFKNHIKKLDLIITKGPFTSLLGLAWFGPLGLSVSGLNQISPGTGFESICQEFPSVFDGTLGLYKGPPISLQINPMVQPIRVKARRVPFALKPKIEEELDRLVAQGVLEPVTSGSWETPIVTPVKPDGSVRICGDYKCTLNRALQDHAYPVPIVSHVLANLAGAKVFGKLDLAQAYQQLPVDEATADAQTIVTHKGAFRVKRLQFGISVAPGVFQSLMDHLLKGIPGVTPFFNDVLIAAPSREDFAASLRTVLQRFQAAGLKVKQKKCLLGVNSVDFLGFRVDADGLHPTEDKVRAICDAPAPKNKAELQAFLGLLNFYHAFLPHKAAEKSFQGVKELLISNSVLMHFDENLPVVLACDASPYGVGAVLGHQLSDGREVPVAYFSQTLTPAERNYSQIDKEGLAVVKGVKKIHDFLYGRPFTIVTDHKPLLGLLAPDRQTPQTLSPRVLRWSIFLAGYQYSLEHRPGKAMGHADARGWPEKPGPEFSSFTARKDELSSHRGCILWGSRVIVPPSLRRKVLEGLHVSHPGIVRMKALARSYIWWPGIDAEIEGWVKHCEPCQVSRPDPPKAPVQSWESTRSPWSRVHIDYAGPFQGQLFLIVVDSHSKWLEVTPTSTMSSRATINSLRKLFATHGLPDTLVSDNGTAFTSAEFQEFVSKNGIRHIRSAPFHPATNGQAERMVRTTKDALRRIIQGDWTLRLSEFLLAQHVTPSATTGHSPAELLMGRRLTTLLDCIHPDRALEQRPHTMERKAPKGFAPGDPVYVRNYGFGPGWVPGTIERCTGPVSYEVRLEGGLVWKRHLDQIRPRSSPDPVRPAEPQGSATDAAGDLATGTSGETEGVPPTETPQQCDPGPVPTAAPQPATPAEPPRLMAPISKQGLGDVPQSQVQTPELRRSQREPEYVTQVQEGGSWGLKKKGKEEEQQQILAAALAPTAEWDLPPGLSPKKTQAAKSQVRATHGLQDREKMLHPMGWISGTE